Proteins encoded together in one Formosa sp. Hel3_A1_48 window:
- a CDS encoding carboxypeptidase regulatory-like domain-containing protein yields the protein MKYYISILLLSISGLTFSQVKLEGYVKDSIGNPLELANVIAINKATSALDSYGITNDEGKFRLDLKKNTLYSIQVSYIGMKSMTQAIQTGESNVNKNFTLQEDNALEEVELTYEMPVTISGDTLVYNADSFNKGTERKLEDVLENLPGVEINEDGQVEVEGKVVSKLMVEGKDFFDGDTKLATKNIPSNAVDKVQVLKNYSEVSQLGGVTNNQNNVAINIKLKEGKKNFWFGNVTAGAGDSDQETLYLAQPKLFYYSPDYSINFIGDLNNIGEVAFTRRDYFNFTGGFKRPSLSSGTNINLGSNDIGFLTLQNNRAKDINTKFGATNFSWSPKTSLDIGGFAILSNSRNELQENRSVQYTDPELGIPDEETESNTVQENNLGMLKLSSKYQPNANNQLEYEVFGQMSKSEQDQRFFSSINNNIDQLEETTPFSLNQNLNYYYTLDENNIFALEAQHLIKDEDPFYNAIIEDKLSYGGTAANLGLDDNQSNYNLAQEKRVKSNQLDAKLDYWNILNKKSNINLTFGTILSHQKFNSNIFQFLDDNSRLDVTPPDNNGADVNAIDYNFSDVYLGLHYRLKAGIFTITPGISGHMYNVNNTQFGQKVTDNFFRFLPDLNVIIQLKKSETLNLTYRMQTQFTDVSNFASGLVLNNYNALFTGNPALESALSHNVNLFYYSFNMFNYTNVFASINYNKSIDNIRTESLFQPGNVIRVSSPFNSPFADESVSANGRFQRTFGKIRGTIRANFNYSKFNQFIQNRRSVNENFSQTYRAQIRTNFRTAPNLDLSYRYSIQDNNLGQNSTKFFTKSPTLEFDAYILKAFTFRTDYSYNDFSDENGTINTFEFWNASLSYRKNEDAKFEYEIKATNLLDTRAQNQSNAGNISVSATEYFIQPRYITFRVRYEL from the coding sequence ATGAAATATTACATAAGCATCCTTTTATTATCAATTAGTGGACTCACTTTCTCTCAGGTTAAATTGGAAGGATATGTGAAAGATTCAATAGGGAATCCATTGGAATTAGCCAATGTAATTGCTATAAATAAAGCTACCAGTGCTTTAGATTCCTACGGAATTACTAATGATGAGGGGAAATTCAGATTGGATTTGAAAAAAAACACACTGTATTCAATACAAGTCAGCTATATTGGTATGAAATCGATGACGCAGGCGATACAAACCGGCGAATCGAATGTTAATAAAAATTTCACCCTACAAGAAGACAACGCCCTAGAAGAAGTTGAGCTTACTTATGAAATGCCTGTTACGATTAGTGGAGATACATTGGTGTATAATGCTGACTCTTTCAATAAAGGAACGGAGCGAAAATTAGAGGATGTTTTGGAAAACTTACCAGGTGTGGAGATTAATGAGGATGGTCAAGTTGAGGTTGAAGGGAAGGTCGTTTCAAAACTCATGGTTGAAGGAAAGGATTTTTTTGACGGTGATACTAAATTGGCCACAAAAAACATACCCTCAAACGCAGTTGATAAGGTGCAAGTTTTAAAGAACTATTCTGAAGTTAGCCAGTTAGGTGGTGTGACTAACAATCAAAATAATGTAGCTATAAACATCAAATTAAAAGAAGGTAAAAAGAACTTCTGGTTTGGAAATGTAACGGCTGGTGCAGGAGATTCAGATCAAGAAACATTGTATTTAGCACAACCAAAATTATTCTACTACAGCCCAGATTACAGTATTAACTTTATTGGAGATTTGAATAATATTGGTGAGGTCGCATTTACTCGAAGAGACTATTTTAATTTTACTGGAGGTTTTAAAAGACCTAGCCTAAGTAGTGGAACAAACATAAATTTGGGCAGCAATGATATCGGGTTTTTAACGCTTCAAAACAACCGCGCAAAAGACATCAACACAAAATTTGGAGCCACAAACTTCAGTTGGTCGCCAAAAACTTCTTTAGATATTGGCGGATTTGCTATTTTATCAAACAGTAGAAACGAACTTCAAGAAAATCGTTCTGTTCAGTATACCGATCCAGAGCTTGGTATCCCCGATGAGGAAACAGAAAGTAACACGGTACAAGAAAACAACCTAGGGATGTTGAAGTTGTCTTCAAAATATCAGCCTAACGCCAATAACCAATTGGAGTACGAGGTTTTTGGACAGATGTCAAAAAGTGAACAAGACCAACGGTTCTTTTCATCAATAAACAACAATATCGATCAGTTGGAAGAAACCACTCCTTTTAGCTTAAATCAAAATTTGAATTATTACTATACTCTAGATGAAAATAATATTTTTGCTCTTGAAGCCCAGCACCTGATCAAAGATGAAGATCCTTTTTACAATGCAATAATCGAAGATAAACTTAGCTATGGAGGTACAGCAGCTAACTTAGGTCTCGATGACAACCAAAGCAATTATAACTTAGCTCAAGAAAAGCGTGTAAAATCTAACCAGTTAGATGCAAAACTGGATTATTGGAACATATTGAACAAGAAAAGTAATATCAACTTGACGTTTGGGACGATCTTAAGCCATCAGAAGTTTAACTCTAATATTTTTCAATTTTTAGATGACAATTCACGACTAGACGTTACACCGCCCGATAACAATGGTGCGGATGTCAATGCTATAGATTACAATTTCTCTGATGTTTATTTAGGGCTTCACTACCGCCTAAAAGCAGGTATTTTCACAATCACACCTGGTATTTCTGGTCATATGTACAATGTAAATAACACCCAGTTTGGCCAAAAAGTAACGGATAATTTCTTCAGATTTTTACCCGATTTAAATGTCATTATCCAATTGAAAAAGAGTGAAACATTGAACCTTACTTACAGAATGCAAACTCAATTTACTGATGTTTCAAACTTTGCTAGTGGGTTGGTCTTGAATAATTACAATGCTCTTTTTACGGGAAATCCAGCGTTAGAAAGTGCCTTGTCACACAACGTGAACTTATTTTATTACAGTTTTAATATGTTTAATTACACCAATGTTTTTGCGAGTATTAACTATAATAAAAGTATAGATAATATACGAACAGAGTCTCTATTTCAGCCAGGTAATGTTATTCGGGTATCTTCGCCCTTCAATTCTCCTTTTGCGGATGAAAGCGTGAGTGCAAATGGCCGTTTTCAACGTACATTTGGAAAAATTCGTGGAACAATTCGCGCTAATTTTAACTATTCAAAATTCAATCAATTTATACAAAATCGCCGTTCTGTAAATGAAAATTTTTCACAAACATATAGAGCACAAATACGAACGAATTTCCGCACAGCACCCAATTTAGATTTAAGTTACCGTTATTCTATCCAAGACAATAATTTAGGGCAAAACAGCACTAAGTTTTTTACCAAAAGCCCAACCCTAGAATTTGATGCCTATATCTTAAAAGCGTTTACATTTAGAACAGACTATTCCTACAATGATTTTAGCGATGAAAACGGGACGATTAATACATTTGAATTTTGGAATGCATCATTGTCTTACAGAAAAAATGAAGATGCGAAATTTGAGTATGAAATTAAGGCTACTAACTTGTTGGACACCCGTGCGCAAAATCAAAGTAATGCAGGTAATATTTCGGTGAGTGCTACTGAGTATTTCATACAACCACGTTATATAACATTTCGTGTGCGCTATGAGTTGTAA
- a CDS encoding GLPGLI family protein, translated as MIFKRIIISTFLICNLFVFSQDFQGKAYYVSKTNPDMDSWGGRQMSEVQKKQIMERMRSMFEKTYILTFDKSASIYKEEEVLEAPGQGGFGMWGSSFSAGPQYKNIKTKKFIQDQEFFGRQFLITDSLQQLEWKFGSETKQIGQYLCMKATATKTVDEFDWRSMRRKASKKEDKKSETDSTKTTSVTADIEVPKTIEVTAWYTPQIPVNQGPGEFWGLPGLILEINADQTTVLCSKIIINPEQKSIISAPEKGRVISRKEYNATVKQKMKEMREMYRGRGKNKRK; from the coding sequence ATGATTTTTAAGCGCATCATTATTTCCACATTCCTAATCTGTAATTTATTTGTTTTTTCTCAAGATTTTCAGGGCAAGGCTTATTATGTTTCCAAAACTAATCCCGATATGGATAGTTGGGGCGGTCGCCAAATGAGTGAAGTTCAAAAAAAACAAATAATGGAGCGCATGCGCAGCATGTTTGAAAAAACCTACATACTGACTTTTGATAAATCGGCTTCTATATACAAAGAAGAAGAAGTACTTGAGGCGCCTGGTCAAGGTGGCTTTGGAATGTGGGGGAGTAGTTTTTCTGCTGGGCCGCAGTACAAAAATATAAAGACCAAAAAGTTTATTCAAGACCAAGAGTTTTTTGGACGTCAATTTTTAATTACTGACTCACTCCAACAGTTAGAATGGAAGTTTGGTTCTGAAACCAAGCAAATTGGGCAATACTTGTGTATGAAGGCTACTGCTACAAAAACTGTCGATGAATTCGACTGGCGGAGCATGAGAAGAAAAGCATCCAAAAAAGAAGATAAAAAAAGCGAAACAGACTCTACAAAAACCACTTCAGTGACTGCTGATATCGAAGTGCCAAAAACCATAGAGGTAACAGCTTGGTATACCCCTCAGATACCTGTTAATCAAGGGCCTGGAGAATTCTGGGGTTTACCAGGTCTCATTCTTGAAATCAATGCGGACCAGACCACTGTTCTGTGTTCTAAAATCATCATAAATCCCGAACAAAAAAGTATAATTTCTGCACCAGAAAAAGGCCGTGTAATTTCAAGAAAAGAGTACAACGCTACCGTCAAGCAAAAAATGAAAGAAATGCGAGAGATGTACCGTGGCCGGGGAAAGAACAAACGAAAATAA
- a CDS encoding GLPGLI family protein yields MDAIFRLVLFILCSTFSLFAQDFQGLATYKTQRKLELKIDSTQVGGGEMQKQIMAMLKKQFQKTYILTFDKNTSIYKEDEALAPPSAGGSIMVISSMGGSGALYKDLKLQSFTNQKETFGKQFIIKDSLQPIDWELHSDTKNIGNYTCYKATFTKEIEEMSMMTFSSDDEQNDEEPTTSTETKTITVTAWYTPQIPVSNGPESYQGLPGLVLEVNDGDLTILCSKITINPKKQIEISEPKKGKQVTQKEYDKIMENKMEEMNEQYRGRGSDDKGIEIRVGG; encoded by the coding sequence ATGGACGCAATTTTTCGACTTGTATTATTCATTTTATGTTCCACATTTTCATTATTTGCTCAAGATTTTCAAGGTTTAGCTACGTACAAAACTCAACGTAAGTTAGAGCTTAAAATTGATAGTACGCAAGTAGGAGGAGGGGAAATGCAAAAGCAAATTATGGCTATGCTAAAAAAGCAATTTCAAAAAACCTATATTCTTACATTTGATAAAAACACCTCAATTTATAAAGAAGACGAAGCATTGGCACCACCATCTGCCGGAGGGTCTATTATGGTCATTTCTTCTATGGGTGGTTCTGGAGCATTGTATAAGGATTTAAAGCTTCAGTCATTTACAAATCAAAAGGAAACTTTTGGAAAGCAATTCATTATCAAAGATAGTTTACAGCCAATTGATTGGGAATTGCACAGCGATACTAAGAATATTGGGAATTACACTTGCTATAAGGCAACGTTTACAAAAGAAATAGAAGAAATGTCAATGATGACATTTAGTAGTGATGATGAGCAAAATGACGAAGAGCCTACAACTTCTACTGAAACAAAAACAATAACTGTTACAGCATGGTATACACCACAAATTCCTGTAAGTAATGGTCCGGAAAGTTACCAAGGCTTACCAGGTCTTGTTTTAGAAGTCAACGACGGAGATTTGACGATTCTTTGTAGTAAAATTACAATAAATCCCAAAAAACAAATTGAAATTTCCGAGCCCAAAAAAGGAAAACAAGTAACCCAAAAGGAATACGATAAAATTATGGAAAACAAAATGGAAGAGATGAACGAACAGTATAGGGGACGAGGATCTGATGATAAAGGAATAGAGATTCGTGTTGGGGGTTAA
- a CDS encoding deoxynucleoside kinase — protein MHIAIAGNIGAGKTTLTQLLAKHYKWEAQLEDVVDNPYLDDFYNQMERWSFNLQVYFLNSRFRQVLQIRKSGKDIIQDRTIYEDANIFAPNLHAMGLMTNRDFDNYSSLFNLMESLVEAPDLLIYLRSSIPNLVSQIHKRGRDYENSISIDYLSRLNERYEAWIHGYKKGRLLIIDVDDLDFVENKEDLGGIISKIDAEINGLF, from the coding sequence ATGCACATTGCAATTGCAGGTAACATTGGCGCTGGAAAAACAACACTAACCCAGCTGTTAGCAAAACATTATAAATGGGAGGCACAACTAGAAGATGTTGTAGATAACCCTTACTTGGATGACTTTTACAACCAAATGGAGCGTTGGAGTTTCAATTTGCAAGTTTATTTTTTAAACAGCAGATTTCGTCAGGTATTACAAATTCGAAAAAGTGGTAAAGACATTATTCAGGACCGCACCATTTATGAAGACGCCAATATTTTTGCGCCAAATCTACACGCAATGGGGCTGATGACCAACAGGGATTTTGATAATTATAGCTCATTATTTAATTTGATGGAAAGTTTGGTCGAAGCACCAGACTTACTTATTTATTTGCGCAGCTCTATTCCAAATCTAGTAAGTCAAATACATAAGCGGGGGCGGGATTATGAAAACTCCATAAGCATTGATTACCTAAGCCGACTGAACGAACGCTATGAAGCATGGATCCATGGATACAAAAAAGGCCGTCTTCTTATTATTGATGTAGATGATTTAGATTTTGTAGAAAACAAAGAAGATTTAGGCGGGATTATCAGTAAAATTGATGCTGAAATAAACGGCCTTTTTTAG
- a CDS encoding sodium-translocating pyrophosphatase produces the protein MESMMIYMPIVMAVLGLVYMWTKQSWVMKQDAGDGKMKEISDYIYEGALAFLSAEYRLLSIFVLVVSIALAAVSFIVPTTHILIVVAFVFGAIFSAYAGNIGMKIATKTNVRTTQAAKTSLPNALKISFGGGTVMGLGVAGLAVLGLTVFFIIFFHFFMDGQWTSTMDMTIVLETLAGFSLGAESIALFARVGGGIYTKAADVGADLVGKVEAGIPEDDPRNPATIADNVGDNVGDVAGMGADLFGSYVATVLAAMVLGNYVINDMGGSISDEFGGIGPILLPMAIAGAGIIISIIGTLLVKIKSNEAKEAQVMGALNKGNWTSIILVAISCYGLVTWMLPETMQMEFFGEGLQEISSMRVFYATLVGLIVGAVISSVTEYYTGLGKAPILKIVQQSSTGAGTNIIAGLATGMISTFPSVLLFAGAIWASYGFAGFYGVALAASAMMATTAMQLAIDAFGPISDNAGGIAEMSEQDPIVRERTDILDSVGNTTAATGKGFAIASAALTSLALFAAYVTFTGIDGINIFKAPVLAMLFVGGMVPVVFSALAMNAVGKAAMEMVQEVRRQFKEIAGIMEGTGTPEYDKCVAISTQASLKEMMLPGLLTIGFPLIIAFVPMIFGMDSLAIAEMLGGYMAGVTVSGVLWAIFQNNAGGAWDNAKKSFEAGVEINGEMTFKGSDAHKAAVTGDTVGDPFKDTSGPSMNILIKLTCLIGLVIAPILGGHSEESSAMTTHEVEFNVSIDAVGTENATASITSVTTQNGVETIVKKSYYGTEDEVEKLLEEVINDATKE, from the coding sequence ATGGAATCAATGATGATATACATGCCAATTGTGATGGCAGTATTAGGATTAGTTTACATGTGGACAAAGCAGTCCTGGGTAATGAAGCAAGATGCAGGAGATGGTAAGATGAAGGAAATTTCTGACTACATCTATGAAGGTGCTTTAGCCTTTTTAAGTGCAGAATACAGACTGCTCTCAATTTTTGTTTTGGTAGTAAGTATCGCACTTGCGGCAGTATCATTTATCGTTCCGACAACACACATACTTATAGTAGTTGCCTTTGTTTTTGGTGCTATTTTTTCTGCATATGCAGGGAATATTGGAATGAAAATCGCTACAAAAACTAATGTTCGTACAACACAAGCCGCAAAAACCAGTCTTCCTAATGCACTAAAAATTTCCTTTGGTGGCGGAACGGTAATGGGTCTTGGTGTTGCTGGTCTTGCTGTTTTAGGTTTAACGGTATTTTTTATAATTTTCTTCCATTTCTTTATGGATGGTCAATGGACCAGTACAATGGATATGACTATTGTTCTTGAAACTCTTGCTGGATTTTCACTTGGTGCTGAATCTATTGCACTCTTTGCTCGAGTAGGTGGAGGTATTTACACCAAAGCTGCCGATGTGGGCGCTGATTTGGTTGGTAAAGTTGAAGCAGGTATTCCTGAAGATGACCCCAGAAACCCAGCAACAATTGCAGATAATGTTGGTGATAACGTTGGTGATGTAGCCGGTATGGGTGCAGATTTATTTGGTTCATATGTTGCAACTGTTCTTGCGGCGATGGTCCTTGGTAACTATGTGATCAACGACATGGGTGGAAGTATTTCAGATGAGTTTGGTGGAATAGGCCCAATTTTATTACCAATGGCCATTGCAGGCGCTGGAATAATTATCTCTATCATAGGAACTTTATTAGTGAAAATTAAAAGTAATGAAGCTAAGGAAGCTCAAGTTATGGGTGCACTTAACAAAGGAAATTGGACTTCAATTATTCTTGTAGCTATTTCTTGTTATGGACTTGTAACATGGATGTTGCCTGAAACCATGCAAATGGAATTTTTTGGCGAAGGTTTGCAAGAGATATCATCAATGCGTGTGTTTTATGCAACTTTAGTTGGACTTATTGTTGGCGCGGTTATTTCGTCAGTAACTGAATATTACACAGGACTTGGTAAAGCACCAATTCTAAAGATTGTACAACAATCGAGTACCGGTGCAGGAACAAATATCATTGCAGGTTTAGCAACTGGTATGATTTCAACATTTCCATCAGTACTATTGTTTGCTGGTGCCATTTGGGCCTCTTATGGTTTTGCTGGTTTTTACGGAGTGGCTTTAGCAGCTTCAGCAATGATGGCAACTACAGCTATGCAATTGGCAATCGATGCATTCGGACCAATTTCTGATAACGCTGGCGGTATTGCTGAAATGAGTGAACAAGATCCAATTGTTCGTGAGCGCACAGACATACTCGATTCAGTAGGAAATACAACCGCCGCTACAGGAAAAGGATTTGCGATTGCTTCGGCAGCGTTAACCTCTTTAGCATTATTTGCGGCCTATGTTACCTTTACAGGGATCGACGGGATTAATATTTTTAAGGCTCCTGTTCTTGCCATGCTTTTTGTTGGTGGAATGGTGCCTGTGGTGTTCTCTGCTCTTGCGATGAATGCTGTTGGAAAAGCGGCTATGGAAATGGTACAAGAAGTGAGACGTCAATTCAAAGAAATTGCAGGAATCATGGAAGGTACTGGGACTCCAGAATATGACAAATGTGTTGCGATTTCAACGCAAGCCTCCCTCAAAGAAATGATGTTGCCTGGATTATTGACAATAGGCTTTCCGCTTATTATAGCTTTTGTCCCTATGATTTTCGGTATGGATTCATTAGCTATCGCCGAAATGCTTGGAGGCTATATGGCCGGTGTTACAGTTTCTGGTGTACTTTGGGCAATTTTCCAAAACAATGCCGGAGGCGCTTGGGATAATGCTAAAAAATCTTTTGAAGCAGGGGTGGAAATTAATGGTGAAATGACCTTCAAAGGCTCTGATGCGCACAAAGCAGCAGTAACTGGGGATACGGTAGGTGATCCATTCAAAGACACTTCTGGACCTTCAATGAATATTTTAATCAAACTTACATGTTTGATAGGTTTAGTAATTGCGCCAATTTTAGGGGGACATTCAGAAGAATCATCGGCAATGACAACTCATGAAGTTGAATTCAATGTTTCAATTGATGCGGTTGGTACAGAAAATGCTACAGCAAGCATTACTAGTGTTACTACTCAAAATGGTGTTGAAACCATTGTAAAAAAATCATATTACGGAACTGAGGATGAAGTTGAAAAACTTTTGGAGGAAGTAATAAATGACGCCACCAAAGAATAA
- a CDS encoding pyruvate dehydrogenase complex E1 component subunit beta: MKTIQFREAICEAMSEEMRRDESIYLMGEEVAEYNGAYKASKGMLDEFGEKRVIDTPIAELGFAGIAVGSTMTGNRPIVEFMTFNFSLVGIDQIINNAAKIRQMSGGQFKCPIVFRGPTASAGQLAATHSQAFESWYANCPGLKVIVPSNPYDAKGLLKAAIRDDDPVIFMESEQMYGDKGEVPEGEYVLPIGVAEIKRAGTDVTVVSFGKIIKEAYKASEDLEKEGISCEVIDLRTVRPLDINSILESVKKTNRLVILEEAWPFGNVSTEITYQVQQKAFDYLDAPIIKINTADTPAPYSPVLLEEWLPNSNDVVKAVKKVLYK, encoded by the coding sequence ATGAAAACAATACAGTTTAGAGAAGCAATTTGTGAAGCCATGAGCGAAGAAATGCGTCGTGATGAAAGTATATATTTGATGGGTGAGGAAGTTGCGGAATACAATGGTGCATACAAAGCATCAAAAGGCATGCTTGATGAATTTGGTGAAAAGCGTGTGATTGACACTCCAATTGCAGAGCTTGGTTTTGCAGGAATAGCTGTAGGGTCTACGATGACTGGCAATAGACCAATCGTGGAGTTTATGACGTTTAATTTCTCATTAGTCGGCATAGACCAAATCATTAATAACGCTGCTAAAATCAGACAAATGTCTGGAGGTCAGTTTAAGTGTCCTATTGTATTCAGAGGGCCAACGGCTTCAGCAGGGCAATTGGCTGCAACCCACTCCCAGGCTTTCGAGAGTTGGTATGCAAACTGTCCAGGGCTTAAAGTTATAGTACCTTCTAACCCATACGATGCGAAAGGTTTACTTAAAGCAGCAATTCGCGACGATGATCCAGTCATATTTATGGAAAGTGAGCAAATGTATGGCGATAAAGGTGAGGTTCCTGAAGGGGAATATGTCTTACCTATTGGAGTTGCTGAAATTAAAAGAGCAGGAACTGATGTGACCGTAGTTTCATTTGGTAAAATTATAAAAGAAGCTTATAAGGCATCAGAGGATTTAGAAAAAGAAGGTATTTCTTGTGAAGTTATTGACTTAAGAACTGTACGGCCATTGGATATCAATTCAATTTTGGAATCTGTTAAAAAAACAAATAGACTTGTTATTTTGGAAGAAGCATGGCCCTTTGGAAATGTTTCAACAGAAATTACATATCAAGTGCAGCAAAAAGCTTTTGACTATCTCGATGCACCGATCATTAAAATAAACACAGCAGATACACCTGCGCCTTATTCCCCTGTTTTATTGGAGGAGTGGTTACCTAACAGCAACGATGTTGTTAAGGCTGTAAAAAAAGTACTTTATAAATAA
- a CDS encoding electron transfer flavoprotein subunit beta/FixA family protein: protein MKILVCISHVPDTTSKINFTNDNTAFDPNGVQFVINPNDEFGLTRAMWFKEKQNATVDVVNVGGPETESTLRKALAIGADAAFRINTTPTDGYAVAKELSKVAKDGNYDLIIAGRESIDYNGGMVPGMMAAELGASFVNNCISLEIDGTNATAVREIDGGKETLSSTLPLVIGGQKGLVEESDLKIPNMRGIMMARKKPLTVLEPAQQQTCTSSVKFEKPTPKGAIKMVDADNIDELIDLLHNEAKVI, encoded by the coding sequence ATGAAAATATTAGTATGTATAAGCCATGTCCCTGACACCACTTCAAAAATAAATTTTACTAATGACAATACTGCTTTCGACCCCAATGGTGTTCAGTTTGTCATCAACCCTAATGATGAATTTGGTTTGACCAGAGCCATGTGGTTCAAAGAAAAGCAAAACGCGACTGTCGATGTGGTAAATGTTGGTGGTCCAGAAACAGAATCAACCCTTAGAAAGGCCCTAGCCATCGGCGCTGATGCTGCCTTTAGAATAAACACAACGCCTACAGATGGTTATGCAGTTGCTAAAGAACTTTCAAAAGTTGCAAAAGATGGAAATTACGACTTAATCATAGCGGGTCGCGAATCCATTGATTACAACGGCGGAATGGTTCCTGGGATGATGGCTGCCGAACTAGGTGCCAGCTTTGTCAACAACTGTATTTCATTAGAAATTGACGGAACTAATGCAACCGCAGTACGAGAAATTGACGGCGGAAAAGAAACACTATCAAGCACTTTACCCTTGGTCATAGGAGGTCAAAAAGGCTTAGTTGAAGAAAGTGACCTGAAAATTCCAAACATGCGTGGAATCATGATGGCCAGAAAGAAACCATTAACGGTTTTGGAACCCGCACAGCAACAAACATGTACATCATCCGTAAAATTTGAAAAACCTACTCCCAAAGGAGCAATCAAAATGGTTGATGCCGATAATATTGATGAACTTATTGATCTTTTGCATAACGAAGCGAAAGTCATCTAA
- a CDS encoding electron transfer flavoprotein subunit alpha/FixB family protein — protein sequence MPVLVYIESENKMFKKAALEVASYGRAVANTLNTSLSAVVFNTEDCSQLADYGVDKVLTVNHSNGFNAKVYADIIAQAALKESANVIILSSSADSRYLAPILAVGLKAGYAPNVVELPKTQPFSVKRTAFSNKAFCETEITTEVKIIGLSNNAFGLIEHPISLQSEPFSPEITSSDISVEKVDKATDKVSIADAETVVSAGRGLKGPENWNMIEELAEVLGAATACSKPVSDLGWRPHSEHVGQTGKPVASNLYIAIGISGAIQHLAGINSSKVKVVINTDPEAPFFKAADYGIVGDAFEVVPELIEKLKTFKAQNS from the coding sequence ATGCCTGTACTTGTATATATAGAATCTGAAAATAAGATGTTTAAAAAAGCAGCTTTAGAAGTTGCTTCATATGGCAGAGCTGTAGCGAACACTCTAAACACCAGTCTGAGTGCTGTGGTTTTCAATACTGAAGACTGCTCGCAATTGGCTGACTATGGAGTTGATAAGGTATTGACGGTCAATCACTCAAATGGCTTTAATGCAAAAGTGTATGCCGATATTATTGCTCAAGCTGCTCTTAAAGAAAGTGCCAATGTAATTATTTTAAGTAGTAGCGCTGATAGTCGATACCTAGCTCCAATTTTGGCAGTAGGCCTGAAAGCAGGATACGCACCAAATGTTGTAGAGCTTCCCAAGACGCAACCCTTTTCAGTCAAAAGGACAGCATTTAGTAATAAAGCATTTTGTGAAACAGAAATCACAACAGAAGTTAAAATCATTGGGTTATCCAACAACGCTTTTGGCCTTATTGAGCACCCTATTTCCTTACAATCAGAACCATTTTCTCCAGAAATTACCTCATCAGACATAAGTGTCGAAAAGGTAGATAAAGCAACAGACAAAGTTTCTATTGCAGACGCAGAAACTGTAGTTTCAGCAGGCAGGGGGTTGAAAGGCCCTGAAAATTGGAATATGATCGAGGAACTTGCGGAAGTACTTGGCGCTGCTACGGCTTGTTCAAAACCTGTTTCAGACTTAGGCTGGAGACCACACAGTGAACACGTTGGTCAAACAGGGAAACCTGTTGCTAGCAACCTTTACATTGCCATAGGAATTTCTGGAGCTATTCAGCATTTGGCAGGAATAAACTCATCTAAAGTAAAAGTGGTGATAAATACAGACCCTGAGGCGCCATTTTTTAAAGCTGCTGATTATGGCATTGTAGGAGATGCCTTTGAGGTTGTGCCCGAATTGATTGAAAAACTTAAAACATTTAAAGCGCAAAACAGTTAA
- a CDS encoding bifunctional nuclease family protein — MSLVRLNIKGISYSQTQSGAYALILSEVDGERKLPIVIGAFEAQSIAIALEKDIRPPRPLTHDLFKNFSDRFDIVVKQVIIHKLVDGVFYASLICERDTKEEVIDARTSDAIALALRFSAPIFTYKNILEKAGIILKINPDDPEKSDDTLVFEEASMDTSSEDLEKEDSYKNLSLAELEDLLQKAVSDENYEVAAKIRDEISKR; from the coding sequence ATGAGCTTAGTCCGTTTAAATATAAAGGGTATATCGTACAGTCAAACGCAAAGCGGTGCTTATGCACTGATTCTCAGCGAGGTAGATGGTGAACGAAAACTCCCAATTGTCATTGGTGCATTTGAAGCACAGTCCATCGCAATAGCTCTAGAGAAAGATATTCGACCACCAAGACCTTTGACACACGATTTGTTCAAAAATTTTTCAGACCGGTTCGATATTGTAGTCAAGCAAGTTATTATTCATAAGCTTGTCGATGGTGTATTTTATGCTTCCCTTATTTGCGAACGTGACACCAAAGAAGAAGTTATTGATGCGCGTACAAGCGACGCCATAGCGCTTGCCTTACGCTTTTCTGCACCTATTTTCACCTATAAAAACATTCTCGAAAAAGCAGGTATTATTTTGAAAATTAACCCTGACGATCCAGAAAAATCTGATGACACTCTTGTTTTTGAAGAAGCATCAATGGACACTTCTTCTGAAGATTTAGAAAAAGAAGATTCTTATAAAAACCTTTCCCTAGCTGAACTTGAAGACCTACTTCAAAAAGCTGTTTCTGATGAAAATTATGAAGTTGCAGCAAAAATAAGAGACGAAATTTCAAAACGCTAA